Proteins from a single region of Microbacterium sp. zg-Y818:
- the typA gene encoding translational GTPase TypA — translation MAHALRPDLRNVAIVAHVDHGKTTLVDAMLRQTGSFGSHEHMEERAMDSNDLEREKGITILAKNTAITYNGLHTDVPVTINVIDTPGHADFGGEVERGLSMVDGVVLLVDASEGPLPQTRFVLRKALEAKLPVILLVNKTDRPDARIAEVEEEAHDLLLGLASDLQDDVPDLDVDALLDVPVVYASGRAGAASTNRPENGSLPDNDDLEPLFEAILQHVPAPSYDDEAPLQAWVTNLDSSPFLGRLALLRVFNGTLKKGQTVAWVRADGTTSNARITELLKTRALDRYPAESAGPGDIVAIAGFPDITIGETIADPDDVRPLPQIHVDEPAISMTIGTNTSPLVGKVKGHKLTARMVKDRLDRELIGNVSLKVVDIGRPDAWEVQGRGELALAILVENMRREGFELTVGKPQVVTKKIDGKTYEPFEHLTIDAPEEYLGAITQLLAARKGRMENMTNHGTGWVRMEFIVPSRGLIGFRTEFLTTTRGTGIANAISHGYEPWAGHIQTRQNGSVVADRSGVVTPFAMIALQERMSFFVQPTQEVYEGMVIGENSRADDMDVNITKEKKLTNMRAASSDTFESMTPPRLLTLEESLEFARDDECVEVTPEIVRIRKVNLDGNERARNTARLKRQDANA, via the coding sequence ATGGCGCACGCCCTCCGTCCGGACCTCCGTAATGTCGCGATCGTCGCGCACGTCGACCACGGCAAGACCACGCTCGTCGACGCGATGCTCCGCCAGACCGGGTCCTTCGGCTCTCACGAGCACATGGAGGAACGCGCGATGGACTCGAACGACCTCGAGCGTGAGAAGGGCATCACGATCCTCGCCAAGAACACGGCGATCACGTACAACGGGCTGCACACCGACGTTCCGGTGACGATCAACGTCATCGACACGCCGGGTCACGCCGACTTCGGCGGCGAGGTCGAGCGCGGCCTGTCGATGGTCGACGGCGTGGTGCTGCTGGTGGATGCCAGTGAGGGTCCGCTGCCGCAGACGCGCTTCGTGCTGCGCAAGGCGCTCGAGGCGAAGCTGCCCGTCATTCTGCTGGTCAACAAGACCGACCGCCCGGACGCGCGTATCGCAGAGGTCGAAGAAGAGGCCCACGATCTGCTGCTGGGCCTCGCGTCCGACCTGCAGGACGATGTTCCCGACCTCGATGTCGACGCTCTGCTCGACGTTCCCGTGGTCTACGCCTCGGGTCGTGCGGGAGCCGCCTCGACCAACCGTCCCGAGAACGGCAGCCTTCCCGACAACGACGACCTCGAGCCGCTCTTCGAGGCGATCCTGCAGCACGTCCCCGCGCCGTCGTACGACGACGAGGCACCGCTGCAGGCGTGGGTCACGAACCTCGACTCATCGCCGTTCCTCGGTCGCCTTGCGCTCCTGCGCGTCTTCAACGGCACGCTGAAGAAGGGCCAGACCGTCGCCTGGGTCCGTGCTGACGGCACCACCAGCAACGCCCGCATCACCGAGCTGCTCAAGACCCGCGCCCTCGACCGCTACCCGGCCGAGTCCGCAGGCCCGGGCGACATCGTCGCCATCGCCGGATTCCCCGACATCACGATCGGCGAGACGATCGCCGATCCCGATGACGTGCGACCGCTGCCGCAGATCCACGTCGACGAGCCCGCCATCTCGATGACGATCGGCACCAACACCTCGCCGCTGGTCGGCAAGGTGAAGGGTCACAAGCTCACCGCGCGCATGGTCAAGGACCGCCTCGACCGCGAGCTCATCGGCAACGTCTCGCTCAAGGTCGTCGACATCGGGCGTCCCGACGCGTGGGAGGTGCAGGGCCGCGGCGAGCTGGCGCTGGCCATTCTCGTCGAGAACATGCGCCGTGAGGGCTTCGAGCTGACCGTCGGCAAGCCCCAGGTGGTCACCAAGAAGATCGACGGCAAGACGTACGAGCCGTTCGAGCACCTCACGATCGACGCCCCCGAGGAGTACCTCGGGGCGATCACGCAGCTGCTGGCCGCCCGCAAGGGCCGCATGGAGAACATGACCAACCACGGCACCGGCTGGGTGCGCATGGAGTTCATCGTCCCCTCGCGCGGTCTCATCGGCTTCCGCACCGAGTTCCTCACCACCACCCGCGGCACCGGCATCGCCAACGCGATCTCGCACGGCTACGAGCCGTGGGCAGGGCACATCCAGACGCGTCAGAACGGCTCGGTCGTGGCTGACCGCTCCGGTGTGGTCACGCCCTTCGCGATGATCGCGCTGCAGGAGCGGATGTCGTTCTTCGTGCAGCCCACGCAGGAGGTGTACGAGGGCATGGTGATCGGCGAGAACTCGCGCGCGGACGACATGGACGTGAACATCACCAAGGAGAAGAAGCTCACCAACATGCGTGCGGCGAGCTCCGACACCTTCGAGTCGATGACGCCGCCGCGGCTGCTGACGCTCGAGGAGAGCCTCGAGTTCGCCCGCGACGACGAATGCGTCGAGGTCACTCCCGAGATCGTGCGCATCCGCAAGGTGAACCTGGACGGCAACGAGCGCGCCCGCAACACCGCCCGGCTCAAGCGCCAGGACGCCAACGCCTGA
- a CDS encoding ABC transporter ATP-binding protein, with protein MTYTDTHPAGADAALRLTDLRVDFAVESGLVRAVKGVSLDLRAGEVVAIVGESGSGKSVSSSAAMGLLPENALVTGSAEVGGTEVVGIAPEKMRAMRATQVAMIFQEPMSALNPVLTVERQMTEVFELHDVAYGADARERSVELLQRVGIPDPETRISQYPHQFSGGQRQRIVIAMAIALNPRVIIADEPTTALDVTVQAEILDLLRSLKDDLDVGILLITHNMGVVADLADRVVVMYKGELVEQGLVTDVLKNPQHPYTRKLLNAVPRLSGSALGAGTAVTETRERERAAATPAERDLVLVAEDLALDYVMRGKAFRAVEGVSFDLGRREVLGVVGESGSGKSTIAKAVLGLLPVASGSLKVRGEDFAKLRGRAAKNVRRHIGAVFQDPASSLNPRFPIGECIIEPMVVHRVGDKRSRQARARELLDAVRLPTDVVNRYPHELSGGQRQRVSIARALALKPELLIADEPTSALDVSVQAAVLEMLRELQREFDFACMLVSHDLAVVDMLADHVLVMKDGHAVEQGETSTVLHDPQDDYTKRLLAASPVPDPVEQRERRLARRALLDSLGDTPDA; from the coding sequence GTGACGTACACGGATACGCACCCCGCGGGTGCGGATGCCGCCCTGCGGCTCACCGATCTGCGGGTCGACTTCGCCGTCGAGTCCGGACTCGTCCGCGCTGTCAAGGGTGTGAGCCTCGATCTCCGCGCCGGCGAGGTCGTCGCGATCGTGGGTGAATCGGGTTCGGGCAAGTCGGTGAGCTCATCGGCCGCCATGGGGCTGCTCCCCGAGAACGCCCTGGTCACCGGCTCCGCCGAGGTCGGCGGCACCGAGGTCGTCGGTATCGCGCCGGAGAAGATGCGCGCGATGCGGGCCACCCAGGTGGCGATGATCTTCCAGGAGCCGATGTCGGCGCTGAACCCGGTGCTGACGGTGGAGCGGCAGATGACCGAGGTCTTCGAGCTGCACGACGTCGCCTACGGTGCGGACGCGCGGGAGCGCTCGGTCGAGCTGCTGCAGCGCGTGGGCATCCCCGACCCCGAGACGCGCATCTCGCAGTACCCGCACCAGTTCTCGGGCGGTCAGCGGCAGCGCATCGTCATCGCGATGGCGATCGCCCTGAACCCTCGCGTGATCATCGCCGACGAGCCCACGACGGCTCTCGACGTCACGGTGCAGGCCGAGATCCTCGACCTGCTGCGGTCGCTCAAGGACGACCTCGACGTCGGCATCCTGCTGATCACGCACAACATGGGCGTCGTGGCGGACCTCGCCGACCGCGTGGTCGTCATGTACAAGGGCGAGCTCGTCGAGCAGGGCCTGGTGACGGACGTGCTCAAGAACCCGCAGCACCCCTACACCCGCAAGCTGCTCAACGCCGTGCCGCGCCTGTCGGGTTCCGCCCTGGGTGCGGGTACCGCGGTCACCGAGACGCGCGAGCGCGAGCGCGCCGCCGCGACGCCGGCCGAGCGCGACCTGGTGCTCGTGGCCGAGGATCTCGCACTGGACTACGTGATGCGCGGCAAGGCGTTCCGCGCCGTCGAAGGGGTCTCCTTCGACCTCGGCAGGCGCGAGGTGCTCGGCGTCGTGGGTGAGTCCGGATCGGGCAAGTCCACGATCGCGAAGGCGGTGCTGGGCCTGCTTCCCGTGGCCTCGGGTTCGCTCAAGGTGCGCGGTGAGGACTTCGCCAAGCTGCGCGGGCGCGCCGCGAAGAACGTGCGTCGTCACATCGGCGCGGTCTTCCAGGACCCTGCGTCGTCGCTGAACCCCCGCTTCCCGATCGGCGAGTGCATCATCGAGCCGATGGTCGTGCACCGTGTGGGCGACAAGCGGTCGCGTCAGGCCCGTGCCCGCGAGCTCCTCGACGCCGTGCGCCTTCCCACCGACGTCGTCAACCGCTACCCGCACGAACTCTCCGGCGGCCAGCGGCAGCGTGTATCGATCGCCCGGGCGCTGGCGCTCAAGCCCGAGCTGCTGATCGCGGACGAGCCGACGTCGGCGCTCGACGTCTCGGTGCAGGCCGCCGTGCTCGAGATGCTGCGCGAACTGCAGCGCGAGTTCGACTTCGCCTGCATGCTCGTCAGCCACGACCTGGCTGTCGTGGACATGCTCGCCGATCACGTGCTGGTGATGAAGGACGGTCACGCGGTCGAGCAGGGCGAGACGAGCACCGTGCTTCACGACCCGCAGGACGACTACACCAAGCGTCTTCTCGCCGCGTCTCCCGTGCCCGACCCGGTCGAGCAGCGTGAGCGCCGGCTGGCCCGGCGGGCTCTGCTGGACTCGCTCGGAGACACCCCCGACGCGTAG
- a CDS encoding ABC transporter permease → MSNNSTPQNDAIYDLAEAEDAALAAKDTKPLSQGRLVLRRFLRHRAALISTVLLFAIIIVAFTSIGFAGIPGWWDKSYLAAGNVIDGGRPTLSLIPTWLGGDGIRWGEHPFGQDNVGKDYFSLVMVGTQRSLIIAFTVGIVATTIGAVMGAVAGYFRGWVDNVLMRITDIFIVIPLLVLAAVLGKISGGGIFALALMIGLASWTGLARLVRGEVLSLRERDYVAAARSTGASAFRIIFKHLVPNTIGIIVVNATFAIGGAILLESSLSFLGFGVRAPETSLGLLISTYQGAFTNRPWLFWWPGMIILVIVLAVNFIGDGLRDAFDPRQTRKWSPRRLERLRAEKGLS, encoded by the coding sequence ATGAGCAACAACTCCACACCCCAGAACGACGCGATCTACGACCTCGCAGAGGCCGAGGACGCGGCCCTCGCCGCCAAGGACACCAAGCCGCTCTCACAGGGACGGCTGGTGCTGCGACGGTTCCTCCGTCACCGTGCGGCGCTGATCTCGACCGTCCTCCTCTTCGCGATCATCATCGTCGCCTTCACGTCGATCGGCTTCGCCGGCATCCCCGGCTGGTGGGACAAGAGCTACCTCGCGGCGGGCAACGTCATCGACGGCGGCCGTCCGACGCTGAGCCTGATCCCGACGTGGCTCGGCGGGGACGGCATCCGCTGGGGCGAGCACCCCTTCGGGCAGGACAACGTCGGCAAGGACTACTTCTCGCTCGTGATGGTCGGCACCCAGCGGTCGCTGATCATCGCCTTCACCGTGGGTATCGTCGCGACGACGATCGGCGCCGTCATGGGCGCGGTCGCGGGCTACTTCCGCGGCTGGGTCGACAACGTGCTGATGCGCATCACCGACATCTTCATCGTCATCCCGCTGCTCGTCCTCGCCGCCGTGCTCGGCAAGATCTCCGGCGGAGGCATCTTCGCGCTCGCCCTGATGATCGGTCTCGCCTCGTGGACGGGCCTGGCGCGTCTGGTGCGCGGAGAGGTCCTCTCGCTCCGTGAGCGCGACTACGTCGCGGCCGCCCGTTCGACCGGTGCGAGCGCGTTCCGGATCATCTTCAAGCATCTGGTGCCCAACACGATCGGCATCATCGTCGTGAATGCCACGTTCGCGATCGGCGGCGCGATCCTGCTCGAGAGTTCGCTGAGCTTCCTCGGGTTCGGTGTGAGGGCGCCAGAGACATCCCTCGGCCTGCTCATCAGCACGTACCAGGGTGCCTTCACCAACCGGCCGTGGCTGTTCTGGTGGCCGGGCATGATCATCCTGGTCATCGTGCTGGCGGTGAACTTCATCGGGGACGGTCTGCGCGACGCCTTCGATCCGCGGCAGACCCGCAAATGGAGTCCACGCAGACTGGAACGCCTGCGCGCTGAGAAGGGACTGTCGTGA
- a CDS encoding ABC transporter permease, whose amino-acid sequence MLKFILRRLVQAVGIMLGASVLMYVLVINSGDPLAELRESNARNRELLIQQRIEYMNLDLPWWQRYLDWLGGVSRCVIGQCDFGTNRSGVDVGTLLGQAASSTLRLVLLATVLALIIGVAVGILTAVRQYSGLDYAVTFGTFLFFSLPVFWAAVLLKEYMAIGFNNWLQDPGFTPVQIILISVVLGFVMQVVLAGSVKRRIATFLVTTAFFAVAMPTFTALDLFRNPQLGMIGVAVLTFGVALSVTAMTVGLRNREVLVPALITAAGVSIMQLVLFNVFVYYMNWGVLILGIVLAIALPWVLARFMSHRYRTQAIIAATVTGVIGAGLTTLDHLFRVWPNFLGLKPRPISTIGSQTPNFRGGFWETFLDYGTQMLLPTLLLTLISLASYSRYTRTSMLEVNRQDYIRTARAKGAPERTVIFRHALRNALIPIATIAAFDFAGLIGGAVVTERVFGWKGMGDLFAVGLDQVDPAPVMAFFVITGGVAVLFNLLADISYAYLDPRIRV is encoded by the coding sequence GTGCTGAAGTTCATCCTGCGACGCCTCGTCCAGGCCGTCGGCATCATGCTGGGCGCCTCGGTACTGATGTACGTACTGGTCATCAACTCCGGGGATCCGCTCGCAGAGTTGCGCGAGAGCAACGCGCGCAACCGCGAGCTCCTGATCCAGCAGCGCATCGAGTACATGAATCTCGACCTGCCGTGGTGGCAGCGCTATCTCGATTGGCTGGGCGGCGTCAGCCGATGCGTCATCGGCCAGTGCGATTTCGGCACCAACCGCTCCGGCGTAGATGTCGGCACCCTCCTCGGCCAGGCTGCTTCCTCGACACTGCGCCTCGTCCTCCTTGCCACCGTGCTCGCCCTCATCATCGGCGTCGCGGTCGGCATCCTGACCGCCGTCCGTCAGTACTCGGGCCTCGACTACGCGGTGACCTTCGGCACCTTCCTCTTCTTCTCACTTCCCGTGTTCTGGGCCGCCGTGCTCCTCAAGGAGTACATGGCCATTGGGTTCAACAACTGGCTGCAGGACCCGGGCTTCACTCCGGTACAGATCATCCTCATCTCCGTGGTCCTCGGATTCGTGATGCAGGTGGTTCTCGCGGGCTCCGTCAAGCGGCGGATAGCGACCTTCCTCGTCACCACGGCGTTCTTCGCCGTCGCGATGCCGACCTTCACGGCACTCGACCTCTTCCGCAACCCCCAGCTCGGCATGATCGGTGTCGCCGTCCTGACCTTCGGTGTGGCGCTCAGCGTCACCGCCATGACCGTGGGGCTGCGCAACCGGGAGGTGCTCGTTCCGGCGCTCATCACGGCTGCCGGCGTCAGCATCATGCAGCTGGTGCTCTTCAACGTCTTCGTCTACTACATGAACTGGGGCGTGCTCATCCTCGGCATCGTCCTCGCGATCGCCCTGCCCTGGGTCCTCGCGCGGTTCATGAGCCACCGTTACCGCACCCAGGCGATCATCGCCGCCACGGTGACGGGCGTGATCGGTGCGGGACTCACGACACTCGACCACCTCTTCCGGGTGTGGCCGAACTTCCTCGGTCTCAAGCCCCGGCCGATCTCCACCATCGGCTCACAGACACCGAACTTCCGCGGTGGCTTCTGGGAGACCTTCCTCGACTACGGCACGCAGATGCTGCTGCCGACGCTGCTGCTGACGCTCATCTCACTGGCGAGCTACAGCCGCTACACCCGCACCTCGATGCTCGAGGTCAACCGCCAGGACTACATCCGCACCGCACGCGCGAAGGGCGCACCCGAGCGCACCGTCATCTTCCGGCACGCGCTGCGCAACGCCCTCATCCCCATCGCGACGATCGCCGCGTTCGACTTCGCGGGCCTCATCGGCGGCGCGGTCGTCACCGAACGCGTCTTCGGATGGAAGGGGATGGGCGACCTGTTCGCCGTCGGCCTCGACCAGGTCGACCCCGCGCCGGTCATGGCGTTCTTCGTGATCACCGGAGGCGTCGCGGTTCTGTTCAACCTGCTCGCCGATATTTCTTACGCCTACCTCGACCCCAGGATCCGAGTATGA
- a CDS encoding ABC transporter substrate-binding protein gives MRSRRTLIAGAAIGVTALALTACAPPSDDGSGDTNEPTGSASIAVSVGPNDFISYNGYTPETYSTYNSAITDQMKTGFTYFAPDGSIEDNTDLGSYELVSEDPLTVEYTISDDAVWSDGTPITVADAVLAWGVQNTNLAGPDGPLFNSVSQDMGQEVPAGPQGELDGKEFTVEFAVKNPDWKIQTWMLDPAHIVAEQAGMETEELAQAILDGDTAALEPAAEFWNTGWFTNPGELPDEALMPSSGPYKLSSWDAGQSVTLVANEEYYGEKLAPQNAEIVFRFVGQDAMVQALDNGDLDVIAPQPTVDTLAQLEELGDAVNILSGPSLTWEHLDFNFIEGSLFADNLELRQAFAMCVPRQQIVDNLIKPIDPAAVVLNAREVFPFQDSYEEVVEASYNGEYDEPNIEEAARIVAEQGAQGAEVRIGYSAPNPRRADQVALIKSSCDQAGFNIVDAGNEDFFQPGGTQERGDYEVALFAWAGSGQIASGENIYATGKPQNYGGYSNPEVDAAWATLKNSLDPEVHLEQTKVIEELLWADLFGIPVFAHPGVDAASASVDGVERTTTQSGISWNAYAWSSAE, from the coding sequence ATGCGTTCACGTCGAACCCTTATCGCCGGGGCCGCCATCGGCGTCACCGCCCTGGCGCTCACCGCCTGCGCACCGCCCAGTGACGACGGCAGCGGTGACACCAACGAGCCCACGGGGTCCGCGTCGATCGCCGTTTCCGTGGGACCGAACGACTTCATCAGCTACAACGGCTACACGCCCGAGACGTACAGCACGTACAACTCGGCGATCACGGACCAGATGAAGACCGGCTTCACGTACTTCGCTCCGGACGGCTCGATCGAGGACAACACCGACCTGGGCTCGTACGAGCTGGTGTCGGAGGACCCGCTGACGGTCGAGTACACCATCTCGGACGACGCCGTCTGGTCTGACGGCACCCCGATCACCGTCGCCGACGCCGTGCTGGCGTGGGGCGTGCAGAACACCAACCTCGCCGGCCCCGACGGCCCGCTGTTCAACTCGGTTTCTCAGGACATGGGCCAAGAGGTCCCCGCGGGCCCGCAGGGCGAGCTCGACGGCAAGGAGTTCACGGTCGAGTTCGCCGTGAAGAACCCGGACTGGAAGATCCAGACCTGGATGCTCGACCCCGCGCACATCGTCGCGGAGCAGGCCGGCATGGAGACCGAAGAGCTCGCCCAGGCGATCCTCGACGGCGACACCGCCGCCCTCGAGCCCGCCGCCGAGTTCTGGAACACCGGCTGGTTCACCAACCCCGGCGAGCTGCCCGACGAGGCGCTGATGCCCTCCTCGGGTCCGTACAAGCTCAGCTCGTGGGATGCCGGTCAGTCCGTCACCCTCGTGGCGAACGAGGAATACTACGGCGAGAAGCTCGCGCCGCAGAACGCCGAGATCGTCTTCCGCTTCGTCGGCCAGGACGCCATGGTCCAGGCCCTCGACAACGGTGACCTCGACGTCATCGCGCCGCAGCCGACCGTCGACACCCTCGCGCAGCTCGAAGAGCTCGGCGACGCGGTCAACATCCTGTCCGGCCCGTCGCTGACGTGGGAGCACCTCGACTTCAACTTCATCGAGGGCTCGCTGTTCGCCGACAACCTGGAGCTGCGTCAGGCCTTCGCCATGTGCGTGCCGCGCCAGCAGATCGTCGACAACCTGATCAAGCCGATCGACCCCGCGGCGGTCGTGCTCAACGCCCGCGAGGTGTTCCCCTTCCAGGACAGCTACGAAGAGGTCGTCGAGGCGTCCTACAACGGCGAGTACGACGAGCCGAACATCGAAGAGGCAGCGCGCATCGTCGCGGAGCAGGGTGCCCAGGGCGCTGAGGTCCGTATCGGATACTCCGCACCCAACCCGCGCCGCGCGGACCAGGTCGCTCTGATCAAGTCGTCGTGCGACCAGGCCGGCTTCAACATCGTCGACGCGGGCAACGAGGACTTCTTCCAGCCGGGCGGCACGCAGGAGCGCGGCGACTACGAGGTGGCGCTGTTCGCTTGGGCCGGCTCCGGCCAGATCGCCTCTGGCGAGAACATCTACGCCACGGGCAAGCCGCAGAACTACGGTGGCTACTCCAACCCCGAGGTCGACGCCGCTTGGGCGACGCTGAAGAACAGCCTCGACCCCGAGGTGCACCTGGAGCAGACCAAGGTGATCGAGGAGCTCCTGTGGGCCGACCTGTTCGGCATCCCGGTCTTCGCCCACCCGGGCGTGGACGCAGCGAGCGCCAGCGTCGACGGCGTTGAGCGGACCACCACGCAGAGTGGTATCTCCTGGAACGCGTACGCTTGGAGCAGCGCCGAGTAA
- a CDS encoding PH domain-containing protein yields MSQAAGAGRRAYRSGSGTVALVAAGAMTAFLLGDAVLRAGFGQMLVLAPGILLVDWIIFAALYAPTVHTDAQGITVVNPLRRAAVPWARVRDITTRWQLTLQLDDGSKVVAFGGPALRPPRPRRGRGADAERHVPACSDVELIRRHWEAAVDRGPATGQVKRGWNLPVVLSLAGVIAWALLALMVGGSRA; encoded by the coding sequence ATGAGTCAGGCCGCAGGCGCGGGTCGCCGCGCCTATCGGTCGGGCTCGGGGACGGTCGCCTTGGTCGCCGCGGGCGCTATGACGGCGTTCCTGCTGGGGGATGCCGTCCTGCGCGCCGGGTTCGGGCAGATGCTGGTGCTGGCGCCGGGGATCCTGCTGGTGGACTGGATCATCTTCGCTGCGCTGTACGCCCCGACGGTGCACACCGATGCGCAGGGCATCACGGTGGTCAACCCGTTGCGGCGCGCCGCGGTGCCCTGGGCGCGGGTGCGTGACATCACGACCCGATGGCAGTTGACGTTGCAGCTCGACGACGGCTCGAAGGTGGTCGCCTTCGGCGGACCAGCCCTCAGGCCACCCCGCCCACGGCGTGGGCGGGGTGCGGATGCCGAGCGGCACGTCCCCGCCTGCTCGGACGTGGAGCTCATCCGCCGTCATTGGGAGGCCGCCGTCGACCGTGGCCCCGCCACAGGGCAGGTGAAGCGAGGGTGGAACCTGCCCGTCGTGCTGTCCCTGGCCGGTGTGATCGCGTGGGCGCTGCTCGCCCTCATGGTCGGCGGGAGCCGCGCCTGA
- a CDS encoding ABC transporter ATP-binding protein has protein sequence MMPANRTPLLSIRDLTVAFDAGKTSTEVLHGIDLDIHPGETVAIVGESGSGKSTTASAIVDLLPGTGHVTGGSITLEGRDLTTLTPPQMERIRGREIGYVPQDPMSNLNPVWSIGFQVKEAIRANGIATGRKEVERRAVEVLQQAGLADAERRLHQFPHQFSGGMRQRALIGIGLAADPKLLIADEPTSALDVTVQRVILDHMASLAAEKGTSVLLITHDLGLAAERADTIVVMHQGAIVESGPSREILENPQHPYTQRLVAAAPSLASQRIQARAEDRGIRHEADLATGAPAVVVQGLVKEYKIRQGSFRSERFRAVDDVSFEMPRGRTLALVGESGSGKSTIAKMVLDLEKPTSGTILIEDENIARLSGRRSFALRRRMQPVFQDPYGSLDPLRSIGGTIAEPLDVHHVGDATSRRARVAELLDQVSLPQELASRYPNELSGGQRQRVAIARALALKPDIVVLDEAVSALDVLVQDQILQLLADLQSELGLTYLFITHDLAVVRVVADFVCVMERGKIVEQGTVDEIFANPAEEYTRRLLEAIPGASMTLGAGVVDTET, from the coding sequence ATGATGCCGGCGAACCGCACGCCTCTGCTGTCCATCCGCGATCTGACCGTCGCATTCGACGCGGGAAAGACCTCCACCGAAGTCCTGCACGGGATCGATCTGGACATCCACCCCGGCGAGACCGTCGCCATTGTGGGGGAGTCCGGCTCGGGCAAGTCCACGACCGCCTCGGCGATCGTCGACCTGCTGCCGGGCACCGGCCACGTCACCGGCGGGTCCATCACGCTCGAAGGTCGCGATCTCACGACGCTCACGCCGCCGCAGATGGAGCGCATCCGCGGCCGCGAGATCGGCTACGTGCCCCAGGACCCGATGTCCAACCTCAACCCGGTGTGGAGCATCGGCTTCCAGGTCAAGGAGGCCATCCGCGCCAACGGCATCGCCACCGGACGCAAAGAGGTCGAGCGGCGCGCCGTCGAGGTGCTGCAGCAGGCGGGACTGGCGGATGCCGAACGCCGGCTGCATCAGTTCCCGCACCAGTTCTCCGGAGGCATGCGCCAGCGGGCCCTCATCGGCATCGGCCTCGCCGCCGACCCGAAGCTGCTCATCGCCGACGAGCCGACCTCGGCCCTCGACGTCACCGTGCAGCGGGTCATCCTCGACCACATGGCGTCGCTCGCGGCGGAGAAGGGGACATCGGTGCTCCTCATCACGCACGACCTGGGGCTCGCCGCGGAGCGCGCCGACACGATCGTCGTCATGCACCAGGGCGCGATCGTCGAGTCCGGGCCCAGTCGCGAGATCCTCGAGAACCCGCAGCACCCGTACACCCAGCGGCTGGTCGCCGCCGCGCCGAGCCTGGCGTCCCAGCGCATCCAGGCCCGCGCCGAGGACCGCGGCATCCGGCACGAGGCGGATCTGGCCACCGGTGCGCCGGCGGTCGTGGTGCAGGGCCTGGTCAAGGAGTACAAGATCCGGCAGGGGTCGTTCCGCAGCGAGCGGTTCCGCGCCGTCGACGACGTCTCGTTCGAGATGCCGCGCGGCCGCACGTTGGCGCTGGTGGGTGAGTCCGGGTCGGGCAAATCGACGATCGCGAAGATGGTGCTCGACCTCGAGAAGCCGACGTCGGGCACCATCCTCATCGAGGACGAGAACATCGCCCGGCTCTCGGGGCGCAGGTCCTTCGCGCTGCGGCGACGCATGCAGCCGGTCTTCCAGGACCCGTACGGGTCCCTCGATCCGCTGCGCAGCATCGGCGGCACGATCGCCGAGCCGCTGGACGTGCACCACGTCGGCGACGCGACGTCCCGCCGCGCCCGGGTGGCCGAGCTGCTGGACCAGGTCTCGCTGCCGCAGGAGCTGGCATCCCGTTACCCGAACGAGCTCTCCGGAGGGCAGCGACAGCGTGTCGCCATCGCGCGCGCGCTGGCGCTGAAGCCCGACATCGTCGTGCTGGACGAAGCCGTGTCTGCGCTGGACGTGCTGGTGCAGGACCAGATCCTGCAGCTGCTGGCCGACCTGCAGTCCGAGCTCGGGCTGACCTACCTGTTCATCACGCACGACCTCGCGGTGGTGCGTGTGGTCGCCGACTTCGTCTGCGTCATGGAGCGCGGCAAGATCGTCGAACAGGGCACGGTCGACGAGATCTTCGCCAACCCCGCCGAGGAGTACACCCGGCGTCTGCTGGAAGCCATCCCCGGCGCGTCCATGACACTCGGTGCCGGCGTCGTAGACACCGAGACATGA